The following coding sequences are from one Burkholderia stabilis window:
- a CDS encoding patatin-like phospholipase family protein codes for MTASQPARMNLPGQVVLVLQGGGALGAFQLGVFQAMDEAGIRPDWVVGTSIGAINAALIAGNPPEQRYEKLLAFWQRVTERTRFDVPPLVPGWDKTLAELMIISGGIAGFFQPNPASWLGPMVRLGVDRASYYRIAPLRDTLASLIDPDLLNAGHPRLTVSAVNACTGTMRYFDSRDTPLGIEHIMSSGALPPAFPAIRIDGAPYWDGGVYSNTPVEVVLDDNPRRSSIIFSVQMWNPAGPEPESIWQVSERQKDIQYASRTDSHIARQQQIHQLRHVIRELARHVPEAERASPAVRRLAAWGCETTMHLIKLAAPRLAGDNQLKDIDFTPTGIAARRQAGYEATKRAIAARPWDMPTDPTEGLTVFDPDAPAPVAEKPA; via the coding sequence ATGACCGCTAGCCAGCCGGCACGCATGAACCTTCCCGGGCAAGTCGTGCTCGTGCTCCAGGGCGGCGGCGCACTGGGCGCGTTCCAGCTCGGCGTCTTCCAGGCAATGGACGAAGCCGGTATCCGGCCCGACTGGGTGGTGGGCACGTCGATCGGCGCGATCAACGCGGCGCTGATCGCCGGCAATCCGCCGGAGCAGCGCTACGAGAAGCTGCTGGCGTTCTGGCAGCGCGTGACCGAGCGGACCCGTTTCGACGTTCCGCCGCTGGTGCCCGGCTGGGACAAGACGCTGGCAGAGCTGATGATCATCAGCGGCGGCATCGCCGGATTCTTCCAGCCCAATCCGGCGTCGTGGCTCGGGCCGATGGTGCGCCTCGGCGTCGATCGCGCGTCGTACTACCGGATCGCGCCGCTGCGCGACACGCTCGCGTCGCTGATCGACCCGGACCTGCTGAACGCGGGCCACCCGCGCCTGACCGTCAGTGCGGTCAATGCGTGCACCGGCACGATGCGCTATTTCGATTCGCGCGATACGCCGTTGGGGATCGAGCACATCATGAGCTCGGGCGCGTTGCCGCCCGCGTTTCCGGCGATACGGATCGACGGCGCGCCGTACTGGGATGGCGGCGTGTATTCGAATACGCCGGTCGAGGTCGTGCTCGACGACAACCCGCGCCGCAGCTCGATCATCTTCTCGGTGCAGATGTGGAATCCGGCCGGCCCCGAGCCCGAAAGCATCTGGCAGGTGTCGGAACGGCAGAAGGACATCCAGTACGCGAGCCGCACCGACAGCCACATCGCGCGCCAGCAGCAGATCCATCAGCTGCGCCACGTGATTCGCGAACTGGCGCGGCACGTGCCGGAAGCCGAACGCGCGTCGCCGGCCGTGCGCCGGCTCGCCGCGTGGGGATGCGAAACGACGATGCACCTGATCAAGCTCGCAGCGCCGCGGCTCGCCGGCGACAATCAGTTGAAGGACATCGATTTCACGCCGACCGGCATCGCGGCCCGCCGGCAGGCCGGCTACGAAGCGACGAAACGGGCCATTGCCGCGCGGCCGTGGGACATGCCGACCGACCCGACCGAAGGATTGACGGTATTCGATCCGGACGCACCCGCTCCGGTCGCCGAAAAACCGGCATGA